Proteins from a genomic interval of Lolium perenne isolate Kyuss_39 chromosome 1, Kyuss_2.0, whole genome shotgun sequence:
- the LOC127337308 gene encoding uncharacterized protein: protein MEYLPRDPAPRTRVYNLMDEGMSFKITVALRARRVEKWIRTVKRDYLNNAPKKCVGLGYEFTDPREGNQRASVLQLSVTSENLVFQICRVDEVPQVLKEFLQDETIKFFGAAIGKDVEMLSHHDIHITSVFDLQKILQNSTNNPILSLYDLANSIIRTNLEKNKRKKYKKKDVAEEKEEELIFGWANVPLSYEKCAMPSWTLVWASRWLGVIGS from the coding sequence ATGGAGTACCTACCGCGCGACCCGGCTCCTCGAACTCGGGTATACAACCTCATGGATGAAGGGATGTCTTTCAAGATCACGGTCGCCCTTCGTGCAAGAAGGGTGGAGAAGTGGATCCGCACCGTGAAGAGGGACTACCTCAACAACGCACCAAAGAAGTGCGTCGGCTTGGGCTACGAGTTCACCGACCCTCGCGAAGGTAATCAGCGCGCCTCCGTCCTTCAACTCTCGGTGACGTCCGAGAATTTGGTATTCCAGATTTGTCGGGTTGATGAAGTGCCACAAGTTCTCAAGGAGTTCTTGCAGGACGAGACCATAAAATTCTTTGGCGCGGCTATCGGCAAGGATGTGGAAATGCTGAGTCACCACGATATTCATATTACTTCTGTGTTCGACCTCCAGAAGATACTCCAGAATTCCACCAACAATCCAATTCTGAGTCTATATGATCTGGCGAATTCTATCATTAGGACAAATCTTGAGAAGAATAAGAGGAAGAAGTACAAGAAGAAGGACGTCgcggaagaaaaagaagaggaacTGATATTTGGGTGGGCCAATGTTCCATTGAGCTACGAGAAGTGCGCTATGCCGTCCTGGACCCTCGTCTGGGCTTCGAGATGGCTAGGAGTTATTGGAAGCTAG